Within the Microbacterium terricola genome, the region GGTGGCGTCCGCGAACTAGCGTGGCTCCGGCAGTTATCCACAGGCTGCGCGTGACCGTTCCGTCGGCCTGCGGCGCATCCTTGTTCGTCCCGGAGGGACCATGTCACAGCAGGAACTCCCCGACGTCCCGGTCTGGACGGCGGTGCTCCGCGAGCTCTCCGTGGATGAGCGCGTGACGCCGCAGCTGCAGGGGTTCCTGAGTCTGGCCGTCCCGCAGGGCGTCATGGGCGGCACCCTCTATCTGGACGTGCCCAACGACCTGACCGCCGCTCAGATCAACAAGCGGATGCGCACGCCCATCCTCGAGGCACTGTCCCGCGTCGAGCCCACACTCGAGCACGATTCGGCGACGAGCTTCCGGGTCGTCGTCAATCCCGAACTGGCCGATGTCCATCTGACGGCGCCGATCCCCGTGCAGTCGCCGATCGAGACGTCGAACCCTGCGCCGCAGACCCGTTCGCCGCTCGAGGAGACGCCGGACCCCGCGCCGGCCGCCTCGCGCAACGACACCCGGCTGAACCCCAAGTACACCTTCGACAACTTCGTCATCGGGCAGTCCAACCGGTTCGCGCACGCGGCAGCGGTCGCCGTCGCCGAAGCGCCGGCGAAGGCGTACAACCCGCTCTTCATCTACGGCGACTCGGGCCTCGGCAAGACACACCTGCTGCACGCCATCGGCGACTACGCGATGAGCCTCTACTCCGGCATCCGCGTCCGCTACGTCTCGAGTGAGGAGTTCACGAACGACTTCATCAACTCGATCGCCAACAACCGCGGCTCGGCGTTCCAGGCCCGCTACCGCGATGTCGACATCCTCCTGATCGACGACATCCAGTTCCTGCAGGGTCGCGCCGAGACCCAAGAGGCCTTCTTCCACACGTTCAACACCCTGCACGATCACGACAAGCA harbors:
- the dnaA gene encoding chromosomal replication initiator protein DnaA encodes the protein MSQQELPDVPVWTAVLRELSVDERVTPQLQGFLSLAVPQGVMGGTLYLDVPNDLTAAQINKRMRTPILEALSRVEPTLEHDSATSFRVVVNPELADVHLTAPIPVQSPIETSNPAPQTRSPLEETPDPAPAASRNDTRLNPKYTFDNFVIGQSNRFAHAAAVAVAEAPAKAYNPLFIYGDSGLGKTHLLHAIGDYAMSLYSGIRVRYVSSEEFTNDFINSIANNRGSAFQARYRDVDILLIDDIQFLQGRAETQEAFFHTFNTLHDHDKQVVITSDVPPKHLTGFEDRMRSRFEWGLITDVQAPDLETRIAILRKKAQSERLHIPDEVLEYIATVVSSNIRELEGALIRVSAFASLNRSELDMSLAQTVLRDIVDQDDANIISPTDIITATAQYFKLSVDDLYGSSRSQAVATARQIAMYLCRERTSLSLPKIGQLFGNRDHTTVMYAYKKISDLMKERRSIYNQVSEITTQLGRSAR